In Brassica napus cultivar Da-Ae chromosome A3, Da-Ae, whole genome shotgun sequence, the sequence ATCCTAACCTCCCAATCGACAAGTGTTATTATTAGCTAAAATCAAAGAAACGTACATTTTAGAGAGCTTGTTGGGAGCACCGCCGGTGACTTTAGCGACACGGAGGAGAGCGAGCTCAGCCTTCAGATCCTGAAGCTGATTCTGCAGATCGCTCTTCGACTTGTCCCTCAGCTCGTGAACCTTGATCCTCGCTACAAACACGAGAATCTAATCAGACCAATACGAACAGATTTAATTAGATGATTTCATCGACATACCCATCGTGTTATCTTCACTCCTGTTCCGCCGCTGCTACTCTTCTTTAGCTCAGTGTATCAGAAACCCTAAAAATGGGATTTATATACGAAACaaagagagcgagagagagaaaacaaaataaaaccccTAGTCTCCTTAATGGGCCTAATAAAGCCCATTTCATACGGGTCTTTAACAAACACAAGCCTAACTATACAACCTTATGCATTATGATGTTTAAACCGGTGTATCGGTTTGCTAAAACCGGTTtaagttgttttctttttttttgtcggccTACCTAACCTGGTTTAAAGTAGTTATGAGGTTCTTTTCAATTGAATAGTGAGTAAGTCATTTGATTGGTGGTTACTAGATAGTGGGACTCAACATGACACATTGTAAGAATAACATTCTTCTCCTGACGGATGATGTCTCCTTTTGTGGCATGTTCTTGAAATGGAGATTCCCAGGTTCAGCTTCTTGCTACAGTGCAGAAAATGGGCTAAGAGCGATTGGCTTGTGGTTTCTATTGGATTCGTTTTggtcgtcttcttcctctctttcttcttcgatCCCACTGTTCCCTCCATTACATCCCCAACTAATCTGGTCAAACTCAAGTTGTCTAGTAAAGCTAAAGAGAGAGGAGCCTGTACTGtctccttcttcttttcctTGTTTTCAATATTTGAAACttcttgttttaaaaaaaattgaaaagttaTGTAATTTTGCAGTTTGCTTGGATGGAAGCTTGCCTGGGTATCATTTTGACAAGGGTTCAGGATCTGGCTCGAATAGCTGGCTTCTTCACCTTCAGGTATTCTTATTTTtggttgattttatttttacttgtaATATATTTGagtgaaaatgtataaaaaggGTGGAGGCTGGTGCAACACAATAGCTTCATGTTCCGCTCGAGCAATGACTAGGTTAGGCTCTTCCAACTACTTTgaagatgaagttgagtttccaGGTGTTTTAAGCAATGACCCATCTCAAAACCCTGGTAGGTGAAACCTATACTTAGCTTCTTCTATACTTTGCTTGTATATGTTCAGTTTTGAATGTATATTAGTCTTTGTTCTTGTAGACTTCTTTAACTGGAACAGAGTTGTGATACGGTACTGTGATGGTGCTTCTTTCGCTGGACACCCTGAAGCTGAATTCAAGGTAATTAAGACTAAACCATTTGTGTCAGGTTCTTCAAAAGATGCATAGTCTCTCATGTTTCTATCTTCTCAGAACGGAACTGGGCTTTTCTTCCGGGGGCAGCTTATTTGGGAGGCTATTATGGATGAGCTGTTGTTGATGGGCATGTCAGATGCCAAACAGGTAAACATCCtcatgatatttttatataattgctCGCCTACTTAGGTAATTAATTTGCATCAGCTAGAGATTAATATTTGAGTAAGTGTAGGGCATACTTACAGGATGTTCTGCTGGTGGCTTGGCAACTCTTATACATTGTGACTACTTTCGTGACCATCTCCCTAAAGATGCAGATGTCAAATGTGTTTCTGACGGCGGCTTCTTTCTCAACGTGTATTTTCCCCTAATAAACTGATCATTTACCTGTCTCAATGAGACTATACACCACAGATCTAGAAAGTTACTGCCACTGTGAAAACAGGTTAACAGTGTCTCTTAGTTTCAGTAAAAATATTCTACTTATTTTCAGGCTTGATGTCCTTGGAAACCCAACGATGAGATCTTTCTATCAAGATGTTGTTACCTTGCAGGTTTCCAAATTCACTTTCTGTTAATACTTGAAACCATACTTTTCGATAAATTTTCTTGAATCCTGAACAAGAACTTGTCATGGCTTCTTTGTTTGCATGGTTTTTGGACTGGTTTGTTATGGTTGAATCTAACCAGGGCGTAGATAAGAGCTTGGATCAGAATTGTGTAGCCAAAATGGAGCCATCCACGGTTGGTTTTTGAGACTTGTTCATCATATCTCTTACTCTGTTAATATCTTTCTTGACTCATCATGATTGGTTTTGAGACTTGTTCAGTGTATGTTTCCTCAAGAATTCGTTAGTAACATAAGAACACCAGTGTTTCTTGTCAACGCAGCTTATGATTCTTGGCAGGTTATAACTTTTGGCATGTTTCTATTTGATTCTACTCCAGTTCATGTTTACTAATACCAAACACATATTCAGATTCAAAATGTATTGGTACCAGCTTCTGCTGATTCAGATAAAAGTTGGGCAAAGTGCAGACTCAGTATTAAAGAATGTGATGCTGCACAGATGAATGTTCTACAGGGTAGATTACTTCTTAGTCAAGCTTAATGACTGTTAAGCCAATATACTATTCTTGGAAAGCTTCTCCTAATATTTCTTTCTAAAATGGTTAGTTGCATAAGTCTCTATTTGATCTGCAGGTTTTCGCAGCTCTCTGATGGATGCCATAGGGAAATTTCATCAGAACAAAGCTGGTGGGATGTTCATAGATTCATGCTTCATTCATTGCCAAACAGTTACGCAAGGGACATGGCACTCCCCAACCTCAACAAGAATCGAAAACAAGGTAAAGACTCTTGACACACAATCTGTTGCTTATGGAGCCTTTCTTCTTACAGTTAAACTGATCAGGTTTGTCTCTATTCTGTTTTGTTGTTGGAACAGACAATTGCCGAGTCTGTAGGTGACTGGTACTTCAACCGAAAACTGGTTAAGCTAATTGATTGTCCTTACCCTTGCAATCCCTCCTGTCACAACTGAAGTTCAGCTGAACTTTCCTTGTAGCTGCATTGACCAATCCCTCTGCTTCTCGACTTCTCCCGAACTTTCTTCATCTGATCAGGAGCAGCCGTGTCCTAGAATTCACAATCAGGTTGAGTCTCAAAAGGCATTTCATGTTCTTGAATCTTGAAGCATGAAGATATCTAGAGGAACTCACCTGCTTTGTATAATAAAGTAGCTGATCATAGAGAAAGATTTTATTACAAAAGCAACACAATTAACAGTCCATATTGGCATATTTACACGTTGGGGTCTTCTGAGAttgcatatgtatatatatatttgtgatcACAGAGCAGCAGATCTTGATATCTTTTTGATATCATAGGCCAAAACCAAagaaaattagttaaaaaaacgGTTGCAAGTGTGTTTATTTTAGTCAACTTAACAAAAGATTTGAATACGTTCAAGCAAATAGTAGCAAAGGAGAACATAGAGGTTGATGGAAGTATCCATGTTAATGGGGAAAGAAAGCTGAATCTGAACCATTATGATGAGCCTTTGAGGTCGGATCTGAGATTTTAGGGACCATGAACACTTATAaagaattttcatataaaaaattttaatttaaagatTTATGTCTATGTATAACTTCTAAAAAATTTGGGGGCCAATGCCGAAATTTTATTGGAATGTGCCCAGATGTGGTCGTGTGGAAACGTTGGAATAGAACTCACTCTTAAAGGTCAGATTGTGAAGGAAAAAAAGGTTAAGAAAACAAATGTGTCGTTTAGAGTTATAAACCATTAATGTTCTTTCTCTCTTCAT encodes:
- the LOC106439192 gene encoding pectin acetylesterase 5, with product MEIPRFSFLLQCRKWAKSDWLVVSIGFVLVVFFLSFFFDPTVPSITSPTNLVKLKLSSKAKERGAFCLDGSLPGYHFDKGSGSGSNSWLLHLQGGGWCNTIASCSARAMTRLGSSNYFEDEVEFPGVLSNDPSQNPDFFNWNRVVIRYCDGASFAGHPEAEFKNGTGLFFRGQLIWEAIMDELLLMGMSDAKQGILTGCSAGGLATLIHCDYFRDHLPKDADVKCVSDGGFFLNVLDVLGNPTMRSFYQDVVTLQGVDKSLDQNCVAKMEPSTCMFPQEFVSNIRTPVFLVNAAYDSWQIQNVLVPASADSDKSWAKCRLSIKECDAAQMNVLQGFRSSLMDAIGKFHQNKAGGMFIDSCFIHCQTVTQGTWHSPTSTRIENKTIAESVGDWYFNRKLVKLIDCPYPCNPSCHN